In Campylobacter vicugnae, a genomic segment contains:
- the rimP gene encoding ribosome maturation factor RimP: protein MNLQELEKLLEGCGVALYDTEVASENGRQIYRVYITKSSGVNLEDCEAVSKLLSPIYDVMPPVSGDWVLEVSSPGLERKLSKPEHFAKSISEMVKIILVDKSEIIGTIKSVNGDDITINDGEQNINLNFNNIKKAKTFIQW from the coding sequence CGGCGTAGCTTTATATGATACAGAGGTAGCTAGTGAAAATGGCCGTCAAATTTATAGAGTTTATATAACTAAAAGTAGTGGAGTAAATTTAGAAGATTGCGAGGCAGTAAGTAAGCTCTTATCACCTATTTATGATGTTATGCCACCAGTTAGTGGAGACTGGGTTTTAGAAGTTTCTAGCCCTGGGCTTGAGAGAAAACTAAGCAAACCAGAACATTTTGCTAAAAGCATATCAGAAATGGTAAAGATTATCTTAGTTGATAAAAGCGAGATAATTGGAACAATAAAGAGTGTAAATGGTGATGATATTACAATTAATGATGGCGAACAAAATATAAATTTAAATTTCAATAATATAAAAAAAGCTAAAACCTTCATCCAGTGGTAA